One genomic window of Deltaproteobacteria bacterium includes the following:
- a CDS encoding MFS transporter, with product MAAMEMTVVSTAMPTVVGDLGGIHFYSWVFTAYLLTSTVTVPLYGKLADLYGRKPVLLFGIGVFLVGSMASGLARGIGTLIAFRAVQGLGAGAMQPTTLTIVGDIYNLEERSRMQGVFGAVWGVAGLVGPLLGGIIVKYLSWRWVFFINVPAGIAAAAVLMIALHEDVSHRQHSLDWAGAGLLTVGLSALLFGAQGGSASAIGLPVAAVLLALFVIVERRAVEPVLPLGLFRQPVIGVATLAGALVGAGMISMVTYVPLYVQGVLGGSPTEAGSAITPMVIGWPIASAISGRALPRVGYRPLIRSGLAISAAAAVAVALLLRPGASLHVPQTMSALFGVGLGFANTALLIAVQTSVEWRQRGVATASTMFARTIGGTLAVGALGAILSAALVSDPSLPPGAADRLLGPEHGAGLAPTVVRALANSLQGGLETVFWAIAGISIVAAITSLFFPRLAIGAQSRDHADIGQPAEMSTLPPDA from the coding sequence ATGGCGGCGATGGAGATGACCGTCGTCTCCACCGCCATGCCGACTGTGGTCGGCGATCTGGGCGGGATCCATTTCTATTCCTGGGTCTTCACCGCGTACCTGCTCACCTCCACGGTCACCGTCCCGCTCTACGGCAAGCTTGCAGACCTGTACGGGCGCAAGCCGGTGCTGCTCTTCGGGATCGGCGTCTTTCTCGTCGGATCGATGGCCAGCGGCCTCGCGCGCGGAATCGGGACACTGATCGCCTTCCGGGCGGTGCAGGGGCTCGGAGCGGGGGCCATGCAGCCGACGACGCTGACGATCGTCGGCGACATCTACAACCTCGAGGAGCGCTCGCGCATGCAGGGCGTGTTCGGCGCGGTCTGGGGTGTCGCCGGCCTGGTTGGGCCGCTGCTCGGCGGGATCATCGTCAAGTACCTCTCCTGGCGGTGGGTGTTCTTCATCAACGTCCCCGCGGGAATCGCCGCGGCCGCGGTGCTGATGATCGCGCTGCACGAAGACGTCTCGCATCGGCAGCACTCCCTGGACTGGGCGGGAGCAGGGCTACTCACGGTGGGTCTCAGCGCGCTGCTGTTCGGAGCGCAGGGTGGGTCCGCCAGCGCGATCGGCCTTCCCGTTGCCGCCGTCCTGCTGGCGCTGTTCGTCATCGTCGAGCGCCGTGCTGTCGAGCCGGTGCTCCCGCTCGGACTCTTTCGCCAGCCGGTGATCGGTGTGGCGACGCTGGCCGGCGCGCTGGTGGGAGCGGGGATGATCTCGATGGTGACGTATGTCCCGCTCTATGTGCAGGGCGTTCTCGGGGGATCGCCGACGGAGGCCGGCAGCGCGATCACCCCGATGGTGATCGGGTGGCCCATCGCCAGCGCGATCAGCGGTCGGGCGCTGCCCCGCGTCGGGTACCGCCCGCTGATCCGCTCAGGACTCGCCATCTCGGCCGCTGCCGCCGTGGCGGTGGCGCTGCTGCTCCGCCCCGGAGCGAGCCTGCACGTGCCGCAGACGATGAGCGCGCTGTTCGGAGTGGGTCTGGGATTCGCCAACACGGCACTGCTCATCGCCGTCCAGACCAGCGTCGAGTGGCGCCAGCGCGGCGTGGCCACCGCGAGCACGATGTTCGCGCGTACCATCGGCGGAACGCTTGCCGTCGGAGCGCTGGGCGCGATCCTTTCCGCGGCGCTCGTCAGCGACCCATCGCTCCCTCCAGGCGCAGCGGATCGCCTGCTCGGGCCCGAGCACGGAGCCGGCCTCGCACCCACCGTCGTGCGCGCGCTCGCCAATTCGTTGCAGGGCGGCCTGGAGACCGTCTTCTGGGCAATCGCCGGCATCTCGATCGTGGCGGCGATCACCAGCCTGTTTTTCCCACGGCTTGCGATCGGCGCGCAGTCGCGAGACCACGCGGACATCGGCCAGCCCGCTGAAATGAGCACGCTGCCGCCCGACGCGTGA
- a CDS encoding beta-mannanase — MRDLPAGKRVGLFLAFASLGACDGSARAARSATADAPPPDTRVLQTPEPGHLYHGVLPAGTTEPDSDISAATLDAYEHTVGRSVAYVYFSDDWFKSRAFPVKTSAWVRKRGAIPFIRLMMRSQRQPLVTDPSFTLDRIIAGEFDGDLAAWADAARKFGSALVVEYGTEVNGDWNPWSAPYNGGLDVGPAKFKEAYRHIVALMRKRGATNITWALHYNGENFPQDPRNVPASYYPGDDVVDWVGISAYGSERSNDDRCPAFRSLVEDMLPQLHAATPTKPLFIFEFGITNNNPRCAAAPWVRAAFADLLSGRWPDVRGFAWWQERWNNDGALGSDMLVQDDVGVAAAFRDALTGSTAPSVVDVPLLR, encoded by the coding sequence GTGAGGGATCTCCCGGCAGGGAAGAGGGTTGGCCTGTTCCTCGCTTTTGCGTCGCTCGGAGCCTGCGATGGCTCTGCGCGTGCGGCGAGATCCGCGACCGCAGATGCGCCGCCGCCAGACACGCGCGTCCTGCAGACCCCGGAACCGGGGCACCTCTACCATGGGGTCCTCCCCGCAGGGACGACGGAGCCGGACAGCGACATCTCGGCAGCGACGCTGGACGCGTACGAGCACACCGTCGGCCGCAGCGTCGCGTACGTCTATTTCTCGGACGACTGGTTCAAGTCGCGCGCATTCCCGGTTAAGACCTCGGCTTGGGTACGGAAGCGGGGAGCCATCCCCTTCATCCGCCTGATGATGCGTAGCCAGCGTCAGCCGCTGGTGACCGATCCGAGTTTCACGCTCGATCGCATCATCGCCGGCGAGTTCGACGGCGACCTCGCAGCGTGGGCCGACGCCGCCCGGAAATTCGGCTCGGCGCTCGTCGTCGAGTACGGCACCGAGGTGAACGGCGACTGGAATCCCTGGAGCGCGCCGTACAACGGCGGCCTCGACGTGGGTCCGGCGAAGTTCAAGGAGGCGTACCGGCACATCGTTGCGCTGATGCGGAAGCGCGGGGCGACGAACATCACCTGGGCGCTCCATTACAACGGTGAAAACTTCCCGCAGGACCCGCGCAACGTGCCGGCGTCCTATTATCCGGGCGACGACGTCGTGGATTGGGTGGGCATCTCGGCTTACGGCTCGGAACGATCCAACGACGACCGCTGCCCGGCCTTCCGGTCGCTGGTCGAGGACATGCTGCCACAGCTGCACGCTGCGACCCCGACGAAGCCGCTGTTCATCTTCGAATTCGGAATCACCAACAACAATCCCCGCTGCGCCGCCGCGCCGTGGGTGCGGGCCGCATTCGCGGATCTGCTCTCCGGCCGGTGGCCCGACGTGCGCGGGTTCGCGTGGTGGCAGGAACGTTGGAACAACGACGGTGCTTTGGGCAGCGACATGCTCGTGCAGGACGACGTTGGCGTCGCGGCCGCATTTCGCGACGCGCTCACCGGGTCGACCGCGCCGTCGGTCGTAGATGTGCCGCTCCTTCGGTAA
- a CDS encoding aldehyde dehydrogenase family protein — MGRDRAKAILDRLGAGATANGGGQLLESVNPATGQAQGSIRAITRAEYDGRVTAALRRFEEWRMRPAPKRGDIVRRLGELLREHREGLGELVSLESGKIRAEGVGEVQEMIDICDFAVGLSRQLHGLTIASERPQHRLMEQWHPLGAVGIVTAFNFPVAVWSWNAALAAVCGDVCLWKPSPLTPLCSAAVQALCDRAAKEHGAEGVFNLVAGGAEVGTWLCDDPRVPLISFTGSIATGKAVASRVAARLGRALLELGGNNGVIVLDDADPDLAVRAITFGAVGTAGQRCTSTRRLFLQRGRARGLIDRLVAAYRSVRIGDPLEPGVLMGPLITRNAVERYRAALATAREQGGKVICGGTVLEWPGNFVEPALVLAPRHEAFPIAWEETFAPILYIFEVEDLDEALRAHNAVPQGLSSAVFTDSLRSAEQFLSPAGSDCGIANVNAGTSGAEIGGAFGGEKETGGGRESGSDAWKAYMRRQTSTVNWGRDLPLAQGITFGA; from the coding sequence ATGGGGCGAGACCGCGCGAAGGCCATCCTCGACCGGCTCGGCGCCGGCGCCACCGCGAACGGTGGCGGCCAGCTGCTGGAATCGGTCAATCCGGCCACCGGTCAGGCGCAGGGCAGCATCCGCGCCATCACGCGTGCGGAGTACGACGGGCGGGTCACGGCTGCGCTTCGCAGGTTCGAGGAGTGGCGGATGCGGCCGGCGCCGAAACGCGGCGACATCGTGCGGCGCCTCGGTGAGCTGTTGCGGGAGCATCGCGAGGGGCTGGGCGAGCTCGTTTCACTCGAGTCAGGAAAGATCCGCGCCGAAGGCGTCGGCGAAGTGCAGGAGATGATCGATATCTGCGATTTCGCGGTGGGCCTGTCGCGCCAGCTTCACGGCCTCACCATCGCCTCGGAGCGGCCGCAGCACCGGCTGATGGAGCAATGGCATCCGCTCGGCGCGGTGGGAATCGTCACCGCCTTCAACTTCCCCGTTGCGGTCTGGTCGTGGAACGCGGCGCTGGCGGCGGTCTGCGGCGACGTCTGTCTCTGGAAACCTTCCCCGCTCACGCCCCTGTGCAGCGCCGCGGTGCAGGCGCTGTGCGATCGGGCGGCGAAGGAGCACGGCGCCGAAGGCGTATTCAATCTCGTGGCGGGCGGGGCGGAAGTGGGTACCTGGCTCTGCGACGACCCGCGGGTCCCGCTGATCTCGTTCACCGGCTCGATCGCGACGGGGAAGGCGGTCGCGTCTCGCGTCGCCGCCCGGCTGGGGCGCGCGCTCCTCGAGCTGGGAGGAAACAACGGCGTCATCGTCCTCGACGACGCAGATCCCGATCTCGCCGTCCGCGCCATCACCTTCGGCGCCGTCGGCACCGCTGGCCAGCGCTGCACCAGCACCCGGCGGCTCTTCCTGCAGCGCGGACGCGCGCGCGGATTGATCGATCGCCTGGTTGCGGCCTATCGCAGCGTGCGGATCGGCGACCCGCTGGAGCCGGGCGTCCTGATGGGTCCGCTGATCACGCGCAATGCGGTCGAGCGGTATCGCGCAGCTCTCGCGACCGCCCGAGAGCAGGGCGGCAAGGTGATCTGCGGCGGCACGGTGCTCGAGTGGCCGGGGAACTTCGTGGAGCCGGCGCTGGTCCTCGCGCCGCGCCACGAGGCCTTCCCGATCGCCTGGGAGGAGACATTCGCTCCCATCCTCTACATCTTCGAGGTCGAGGACCTGGACGAGGCGCTTCGCGCGCACAATGCCGTTCCCCAAGGCCTCTCCAGCGCCGTCTTCACCGACAGCTTGCGATCGGCCGAGCAGTTTCTCTCGCCGGCCGGATCGGATTGCGGCATCGCCAACGTGAACGCCGGGACCAGCGGAGCCGAGATCGGCGGCGCTTTTGGAGGAGAGAAGGAGACCGGAGGCGGCCGCGAGTCGGGCTCCGACGCGTGGAAGGCGTACATGCGGCGTCAGACGTCGACGGTGAACTGGGGGCGCGACCTGCCGCTGGCGCAAGGGATCACGTTCGGGGCCTGA
- a CDS encoding endonuclease: MRARFAVVLPVVLSIVGCGGSRTDPATEISSANLSADSMAGGNKVIGVMSRNLYLGADLGPVIAAKTQSDFLAATTAAWRMVQRNNFHLRVQELADEIANKRPALIGLQEAFTWRTQTPPDSTAKTVVYDFAPELQAALAARGVKYRAVASVELLDVEAPTLAVVGGQLVLGPDVRATDHDVILAREDVHATKVAEEVYSLLLPLPIFGRPLPLPLRRGYVAVDVKYRGESLRFVNTHLESFDPSIRTAQGAELAASPILANASRPVILVGDLNSLPGTEGEAALARVGFADVWPLVHPGNPGLTCCFGEDLTIPGGVFDQRIDYVLTRGLFEPRAAAVTGTNPAIRVEGLWPSDHGGIFAELRIGDPRFDR, encoded by the coding sequence ATGCGCGCGCGATTCGCGGTCGTCCTGCCGGTCGTCCTATCCATCGTCGGCTGCGGCGGAAGCCGGACTGACCCGGCGACGGAGATCAGCTCGGCAAACCTGTCCGCCGACAGCATGGCGGGCGGCAACAAGGTCATCGGCGTGATGAGCCGGAACCTGTATCTGGGCGCGGACCTCGGCCCGGTCATCGCGGCGAAGACACAGTCTGACTTCCTGGCAGCGACGACGGCAGCTTGGAGAATGGTGCAGCGGAACAACTTCCACCTGCGAGTGCAGGAGCTCGCGGACGAAATCGCCAACAAACGGCCGGCGCTGATCGGCCTCCAGGAGGCATTCACGTGGCGTACGCAGACGCCGCCCGACAGCACCGCGAAGACGGTCGTTTACGACTTCGCTCCCGAGCTTCAGGCGGCCCTCGCGGCGCGCGGGGTGAAGTACCGTGCCGTCGCCAGCGTGGAGCTGCTCGACGTCGAGGCGCCGACGCTGGCCGTCGTCGGGGGGCAGCTGGTACTCGGCCCTGACGTGCGCGCGACCGATCACGACGTGATCCTCGCCCGCGAAGACGTACACGCGACGAAGGTCGCCGAAGAGGTCTACTCGCTCCTCCTCCCGCTGCCGATCTTCGGGCGGCCGCTTCCGCTTCCGCTGAGGCGAGGGTACGTAGCGGTCGACGTGAAGTACCGCGGCGAGTCATTGCGGTTCGTCAACACTCACCTCGAGTCCTTCGATCCCTCGATTCGGACGGCACAGGGTGCCGAGCTCGCCGCGTCGCCGATTCTGGCAAACGCGTCCCGCCCGGTGATTCTCGTGGGCGACCTGAACTCGCTGCCGGGAACAGAAGGGGAAGCCGCTCTCGCGCGTGTTGGTTTCGCAGACGTCTGGCCGCTGGTCCATCCCGGGAACCCGGGCCTCACCTGCTGCTTTGGAGAGGACCTCACCATTCCGGGTGGCGTATTCGATCAGCGCATCGATTACGTCCTGACACGCGGCCTGTTCGAACCGCGCGCCGCGGCGGTCACGGGCACGAATCCTGCGATTCGCGTCGAAGGCCTCTGGCCCAGCGATCACGGCGGCATTTTCGCCGAGCTGCGCATCGGCGACCCGCGATTCGACCGCTGA